TTATTGTGCAACTCGCTCAGCCATGCGGATATTATGTATATACAGTATGGTATcataactattaaaaaaagcGAGGTGCGCCAGGCACCCTCGCATATGACCGAGTGTCTTCGTGCAAAATGAACAAAATAAGCTCACGACGTGTACCGCGTGAACCATCCTCCTTTTTCCCACTGGCCCGGTTTGTAAACGGCTCCGTTCCGTGCGTGTTCCTGGTGGAGGCCGGCGAGAAGTGTGTTGAGGCGTTCGAAGTTGATCGGCTTCATGATCCATCCGTCGAAGCCTAGGTCTATGTACATCTGCGCGTCCTTCTCGAGGAGAGACGCCGATACGGCAAAGACGGGGACATGGAGGTTGGGTGAGACGTGCTGTTTTTCGAATTCGCGAATTCGTTTTGTGGAATCCATACCGTCGAGAATGGGCATCTATATCGCCGTAAGTATAAATTCCTACTTTACACTAGCAGCAACTTACCTGAATGTCCATCAACACCACATCCCACTGCGTCGGGTCTTGGGCGTACGCATTCGCGCACTCCTCCCCGTTCATTGTCCACTTGACAGTGTACCCGAGTTTCCCCAGTCGCTTTTGTAATATTTTCGCGTTGATAggatcatcttcagccacaAGCACTCGAAGGGGCGACTCGGACTCATATGGTTTAGAAGTAGGCTTGGCAGCTGATCCGAGTTGATGGGAGGCTGCCTCTGCGGAGTCTCTCAGTTGTTTTTCAACCTGATCTAGAGGCTGTGCAGTTCCACGCGGCGTATTCTGTTCGGCTTTCGGGGTACTATCCTCTGAGCCAGTGCCAGGAGGACTGTTACGTTTCGAAGCAGAGGTGTTATCGACAAGAACCATATCTCCCTGAGTAGGAAATGCAGCCACAGAGTCTTTGGTCGCGACCGGACCGCTTGCGAGGCCCGGGCTTGGAGTCTCTGACCCATCAGGAACCGGGAGTTGCAGTGAAATCTGGAATCGGCTGCCTTTGCCCTCTTCGGATCTCACCGTCAGTTGTCCGTGCATGTTGCGCACTATTCGAGCAACCAGCGCCAGACCGAGTCCCAAAACGGTCTTCTCTTGCGGAGCAGCGCCTTCGAGCGAAGTATTCTCCCCATTGTCACCACGGTTCTCGGAATCGTCCTCCCCAGTgacctgctccagctcccggAATAGTCGCTCAAGTGTAGCCGGTGAGATTCCGTCCCCTGTATCCAGAACCGCAATTTTCACCGTCGGCTTGTCCGGATCACCTTCGCCAGGAGCATGCCACATTTCCACAGTCACACTACCCTCGGTGGTATGTTGGATTGCGTTGGAGACGAGATTGCTAATCGACTGTCGGACACGCCGCTGATCTCCGACCACGGTATCGGGGATCCCAGGGTGCTGTATCACCGTGTATTTCAAAGACTTTCTATTCGTCTCGCTTTCAAACATGGCTGTTGCCTCTTTGAGCGTTGCCGGCAAGTCGAAGGGCTCATCTTTAATGAGGTTTTGCCCTTTCTCCACATTGGTAAGATCGAGAAGATCATTAATGACATATATCAAGGACTTGGAAGCCGAGTGGGATTTGCTCAAGTGATCCCGTGTCTCGCCGTCCAATGCTCCTTCGAGGGCAATCTCCAAGTAGTTGACAATGGCATTCAGCGGCGTGCGTACCTCATGGGCAGAGTTCGCCAGAAGCAACTTGGTGAGGCTGGAGCTCTCTAGGGCGGCCTCCTGCTGTCGCCAGACCTTGATGAACTTGCCGTATACTAGACAAAGAACAGCGGCAGTGTCTACCTCAGACTCGGTCCAGTCACGGCACCGGTCCAAAACTGTCTCACTCCATGTCTGAAAGCTCTTCCGGGGCTCCAAGTGGCCCTCAGAGAACTTGGCCAAGTTGGGGTTGCCACCCCACTTCACCTCGGTTAATTGACCGCGACGGAAGAAGGCAATGAAATCCTGCCCATCCGTGGACAGAGGTACGTAAAGCAGTCCTGAAATATTTTTGAAGCCTGGGGGATAATGGAGGTCCTGAAAGTCCTTAACGATATGGCTAGAAGTGAGGACAGAGTTATGCTTTCGCACTCTTAGATACTCCAACAATGCGAGCATCTCTTGTGACTGATGTGATTTTGCCAGAATTTTGATCTCCCCGCGAATGCACAGAGCTCCGTAGTCGGCATCGACTAATCGAAGCAGATCATCTGACGAGGCGACGATATATCCAGAGGGATTTGCATCTGTCGGCACTGTGTTGATAAGCTTGCGTGCTTGCAGCCGAGACGCATAGGATAGGCGTTCGATGTTTCGAGAGACGGTGTCACCAATTAGTCGGCACATTTTCCGA
Above is a window of Aspergillus puulaauensis MK2 DNA, chromosome 2, nearly complete sequence DNA encoding:
- the fphA gene encoding putative sensor histidine kinase/response regulator (COG:T;~EggNog:ENOG410QDW2;~InterPro:IPR001789,IPR001294,IPR003594,IPR003661, IPR016132,IPR036890,IPR013515,IPR036097,IPR043150, IPR011006,IPR003018,IPR013654,IPR029016,IPR035965, IPR005467;~PFAM:PF00360,PF00072,PF00512,PF01590,PF02518;~go_function: GO:0000155 - phosphorelay sensor kinase activity [Evidence IEA];~go_function: GO:0005515 - protein binding [Evidence IEA];~go_process: GO:0000160 - phosphorelay signal transduction system [Evidence IEA];~go_process: GO:0006355 - regulation of transcription, DNA-templated [Evidence IEA];~go_process: GO:0007165 - signal transduction [Evidence IEA];~go_process: GO:0009584 - detection of visible light [Evidence IEA];~go_process: GO:0018298 - protein-chromophore linkage [Evidence IEA]) codes for the protein MSDHPPPRPEHPSHEGTPTPGTSTTPEQGGGSGRSHDTSIGTADRVFPIRSLVSLDPSARNDVSHATNPTLSPTGGARHYSIIDDQTWTRMRSESESRTNSIDLSGGTRPTPQTSEPASSQRMSESSTRPRSNTLGSRKGDDNTVFTPTSQDEPDQEAYELMTSRFRHIVTDDGHAVITGRTVDSFKACEDEPIHIPGAIQSFGALVAVCEEPNEQMVVRVVSENSKDILGYSPNDLFSLSTFCDILSDDETDTFLDHVDFVRDEGYDPAVDGPEVFILTVNTPDGSTVRLWCAMHNSPTTNGLVVCEFELEDDHASPLTVSGQISPAAPANTLDVKPTMEQMTGSTTTINQPLRVLRRARRRKGEAAAMEVFGIVSQIQEQLARADSMDTLLDTTAGIVKELTGFHRILVYEFDSEFNGKVVAELVDPTMSIDLFKGLHFPAGDIPKQARDLYRINKVRLLYDRDHVTARLVCRTLEDLETPLDMTHSYLRAMSPIHIKYLANMEVRSSMSISVNGPNDLWGLISCHSYGSRGMRVSFPIRKMCRLIGDTVSRNIERLSYASRLQARKLINTVPTDANPSGYIVASSDDLLRLVDADYGALCIRGEIKILAKSHQSQEMLALLEYLRVRKHNSVLTSSHIVKDFQDLHYPPGFKNISGLLYVPLSTDGQDFIAFFRRGQLTEVKWGGNPNLAKFSEGHLEPRKSFQTWSETVLDRCRDWTESEVDTAAVLCLVYGKFIKVWRQQEAALESSSLTKLLLANSAHEVRTPLNAIVNYLEIALEGALDGETRDHLSKSHSASKSLIYVINDLLDLTNVEKGQNLIKDEPFDLPATLKEATAMFESETNRKSLKYTVIQHPGIPDTVVGDQRRVRQSISNLVSNAIQHTTEGSVTVEMWHAPGEGDPDKPTVKIAVLDTGDGISPATLERLFRELEQVTGEDDSENRGDNGENTSLEGAAPQEKTVLGLGLALVARIVRNMHGQLTVRSEEGKGSRFQISLQLPVPDGSETPSPGLASGPVATKDSVAAFPTQGDMVLVDNTSASKRNSPPGTGSEDSTPKAEQNTPRGTAQPLDQVEKQLRDSAEAASHQLGSAAKPTSKPYESESPLRVLVAEDDPINAKILQKRLGKLGYTVKWTMNGEECANAYAQDPTQWDVVLMDIQMPILDGMDSTKRIREFEKQHVSPNLHVPVFAVSASLLEKDAQMYIDLGFDGWIMKPINFERLNTLLAGLHQEHARNGAVYKPGQWEKGGWFTRYTS